The Pseudophaeobacter arcticus DSM 23566 genome includes a region encoding these proteins:
- a CDS encoding GatB/YqeY domain-containing protein, with protein sequence MDTQTLVNQALKQAMKDKEAQRISTLRLINAAIKDKEIAARGGDAETSIGDDEVLAILGKMTKQRNESARAYEEASRLDLAERELEEIAIIQEFLPKQLDDDEVRAAVKAAVTESGATSIRDMGKVMGALKAKFTGQMDFGKVGPMVKDELCKDGGC encoded by the coding sequence ATGGATACGCAAACCCTGGTCAATCAGGCTCTGAAACAGGCGATGAAAGACAAGGAGGCCCAGCGGATAAGCACGCTGCGCCTGATCAACGCTGCAATCAAAGACAAGGAAATCGCAGCCCGCGGTGGGGATGCAGAGACCAGCATCGGCGACGACGAAGTCTTGGCGATCCTTGGAAAAATGACCAAGCAGCGCAACGAGAGTGCCCGCGCCTATGAAGAGGCCAGCCGTCTGGATCTGGCCGAACGGGAACTGGAAGAAATTGCCATAATCCAGGAATTCCTGCCCAAACAGCTCGACGACGACGAGGTCCGCGCCGCAGTCAAGGCGGCAGTGACCGAAAGTGGTGCCACATCGATTCGCGACATGGGCAAGGTGATGGGGGCGTTGAAAGCCAAATTCACCGGCCAGATGGATTTTGGCAAGGTCGGCCCCATGGTCAAGGACGAGCTGTGCAAGGACGGCGGCTGCTGA
- a CDS encoding helix-turn-helix domain-containing protein → MLDISELSRLSGFSASKLRYYEDVGLIRSVGRRGLKRLYENEVKARISLIALARTAGFSLLEIKEMIGTDGTPNLERNVLVAKADALDATIKELTSLRDGLRHIVKCTAENHMDCPRFKRIMRVALTKKKTAAKAHRNRPSND, encoded by the coding sequence ATGCTAGATATTTCAGAACTCTCCCGTTTAAGCGGGTTTTCAGCTTCAAAACTTCGCTATTATGAAGACGTTGGCCTGATCCGTTCAGTGGGACGACGGGGTTTGAAGCGTCTTTACGAGAATGAAGTAAAGGCGCGTATTTCCCTTATTGCTCTGGCACGAACTGCGGGATTTTCGCTGCTGGAGATTAAGGAGATGATTGGAACAGACGGCACCCCCAACCTGGAACGCAATGTCCTGGTTGCAAAGGCAGACGCACTTGATGCGACGATCAAAGAGCTGACCAGTTTAAGAGATGGACTTCGCCATATCGTAAAATGCACTGCAGAAAATCATATGGATTGCCCTCGGTTCAAGCGGATCATGCGCGTTGCACTGACCAAGAAAAAGACTGCTGCCAAAGCGCATCGAAACAGGCCCAGCAATGATTAA
- a CDS encoding DUF2938 domain-containing protein, whose translation MTLTSSWLEVVCCIPRTKHQQKLRPLTMATHIFLNAALIGVGATAFMDLIALAQKHVLSQQPLNYAMVGRWFGHMIRGKFVHRPISASRPIPFERVTGWSSHYLIGILFALAFLALVGDGWLKAPSLLPALAFGALTVLAPFLVVQPGMGAGLFARNLPNPNVARLKSGFAHLSFGIGLWAAACCASAFS comes from the coding sequence ATGACCTTGACCTCAAGTTGGCTTGAAGTTGTATGTTGTATCCCTCGTACAAAACATCAACAAAAACTGAGGCCTTTAACTATGGCGACACATATTTTTCTGAACGCGGCTCTCATTGGGGTTGGCGCAACTGCTTTCATGGATTTGATCGCACTTGCTCAGAAACACGTTCTGTCTCAACAGCCGCTCAACTATGCGATGGTCGGACGCTGGTTCGGCCATATGATCCGGGGGAAATTCGTACATCGTCCCATTTCGGCGAGCCGGCCAATTCCATTCGAACGGGTCACCGGTTGGAGTTCACATTATCTGATTGGCATTTTGTTCGCTCTCGCATTTCTTGCCCTTGTTGGTGACGGCTGGCTAAAAGCCCCCAGTTTGTTGCCAGCATTAGCGTTTGGTGCATTGACGGTTCTGGCGCCCTTTCTCGTAGTTCAACCGGGTATGGGGGCTGGGTTGTTTGCGCGGAACCTGCCCAACCCGAACGTCGCGCGCCTCAAAAGCGGATTTGCACATCTCAGTTTCGGGATAGGTCTGTGGGCTGCGGCTTGTTGCGCATCCGCATTTTCCTGA